The Tripterygium wilfordii isolate XIE 37 chromosome 5, ASM1340144v1, whole genome shotgun sequence DNA segment GGACCATATGTAGTCACAGAAGTCTACACAAATGGTGCTTATAAAATTATCGACAAGGACGGTCTACGGATCGGACCtatcaatggaaaattcttgaagcgtttttacgcttagaattaaattgtaatactccttgcccatatgagtataaactatgaatggcatcaaaaaaaaaaaaaaaaactcgctagattgaaaacccgaaagggcggtctaggcaaaaataagagttaaaaaaaaaaaaaatttccttggaACTACGTTTGACTTGATCTCCTCAAAAGGAGTACGTAGGCAGCTTGGGAAATTCTAAGTTcagtcaaatcaaataaaaaaaaaagactttgtcttttagttcaaatccaaataaaaatagaagactttgtcttttattttcaagttcagtcaaattcaaagaaaaaaatttctttgtattGTCATTTCgaaaagacaaaatcaaagcATGTAAGATGTACATTCATGTTATGATTTAAGGTTCCTTTCTTTAATGAGAATACCTTTGATGCTTATATGTGCATACTTGATGGTGCGCCAAGTTATAGCATTAAAAAAGGAGCAaatgaattcattgatatgaatgttcattacataaaaaataaaaaataaaaaaaaaactaatcgaaatgacaaagaataaataaatagagaagTCTAATTCTTCTTGATCCAATTCGCTAGCCCACGGAATCCATCTTCCAAAGTTGCCTTCCGTTTAGCAATCGACTTAGTTGTAGTGGCATCCTTAACTTGGAGCTTCTCTAGCTTTGAATgtgattccttcaattgattaaggtcatcactttctttcttcattttctcatcaaAGGAGTCAAGTTGGGATGACAAAACATTATCTCGCTTCTCTAGACGAGAaatttcaagtctaacttccttttgtTCTGCTTCTATCTTGCAACGTTCCTTGGTCAAGTCTGGAACAATAAGCATACGAGCAGAAATAAGATCTTCCAAAGAAGCCAactgcttttgcttttcttctaaagatggaaaacgcatggtgtcattctcctcgtgaaggaagtcatcaatgtcattcaagtattcaaccacCTTTGCCATTAAAGGagaaatatcaatgtgaaaaaTTGACTACAGAAGTCTTTATAACAAGATGACTCACGACCCACTTAAAGTTTTTTGAGTCCATGTTTCCACGAAGAAGTTTCCGACAGTCTATCATGTTAGGCTCCCAAAATTGATAGACATTTAAAATTCCAGAATATCTCCTAAGTGTAGGACGCCCAAAAGATGTGTCAATGATATCAAATATACCACGAGGGAAATGCAATGCTACCCAGCCATAAAGAAAGTGCCCTGGAAATGATTGAGTAATTCTTCCAAGATCCTTTCTTTCAGAAGAAAAGGTCTGTGTAAGACCTTTATAAATACTTGCTAAAATAGGTGGAACCAGACTATATCTTACACCTGCAGCCATCCGGGAAGCAACTTTAAAAGTTGCGGGTCTTAAGTGGTCATCGCCTGATGGAAGGACAAATCTACAAAGCCAAATAGAGAGATATGCAGCTATCTCCAACTCATCAATCTTGGTGGTAGATAATTCAAGATCTAACGCCTGTAAACATTTTAGATctctgatgtcttcagaagacaCACTTTGGTTGGGAATGACTATGGGTCTCcacacttttgttgttgttccactttttagaaattcatactttcccaagtttgataatttcttatatttcgaGTCTCCTCGAGGATTGGGTTTCCGAGAAACCCCATTAAGCCAAAAATTGAGCCAATCTGCATGCTTGATTCGATCAATAACCTTTTCTCCGGCTATATGTTGAAAAGCCTTAAAGAGATGAAGACAAGAATCTGGAAGAGATTTTCCATCAGTGAGTTCCCTAAAACTCGGAATAACCTCTTCATAATAATCACCAAGTATAGACAATCCGGAAATATCTCGCATTTCCCAAAGAGAAATGCCAATTTCTCCATGCCTCGTCACAAAGGTACTGGTTTCAGGACACCATACCTCACATAAAGCCCGATATGCTGAAGGGGGACGATGATATTCCATCGTTGCTGCTTGGACTGCTAATGATAAATCTTCCAAGCCTCTATCCTTAAGGAGTCCAGCAACCCGTCTGGACCACTCCCAAAAGCCATTTAGATATGAAATCTCTCCTCTGGGATTCAAAGATGTCCCCCATCTAATAAATTTGTTCCCAATATTCTCGGCAATCAAAGGTCGTGGGATGAAGTCATCCTCATTATGATGTGGTGCAATACACAAGTAAGGTAGGCCAAGACGACGGGCATCCGTGGATGCCAATTCCTTGGATCTGCTAATTAAAGACATATCCAAACCTTGAAATCGATTGACACCGGGGATAGCAAAACGGCCAGTCATTGCACTATTGACGTGAAATTTAAGATGACCCTGCATGCCTGTAGAAGAGTGAAGTCCAACAAAAGCCATCGGAAAACGAATTGTTTTCCCTTTAAATTTGGGATTACTAGATTCTGTAATCCATTGTGGATTCGAGTTTGAGCTACTCTCAGAATCCGTCTTCGGGGCTGAACACGGTTTGCGGGAGGCcatatctaaattaaaaaaataaaaaaataaaaaatcagcttccgaaagaaggaaaaaat contains these protein-coding regions:
- the LOC119998700 gene encoding uncharacterized protein LOC119998700, producing MCYRVCILTLSTSRIKDMASRKPCSAPKTDSESSSNSNPQWITESSNPKFKGKTIRFPMAFVGLHSSTGMQGHLKFHVNSAMTGRFAIPGVNRFQGLDMSLISRSKELASTDARRLGLPYLCIAPHHNEDDFIPRPLIAENIGNKFIRWGTSLNPRGEISYLNGFWEWSRRVAGLLKDRGLEDLSLAVQAATMEYHRPPSAYRALCEVWCPETSTFVTRHGEIGISLWEMRDISGLSILGDYYEEVIPSFRELTDGKSLPDSCLHLFKAFQHIAGEKVIDRIKHADWLNFWLNGVSRKPNPRGDSKYKKLSNLGKYEFLKSGTTTKVWRPIVIPNQSVSSEDIRDLKCLQALDLELSTTKIDELEIAAYLSIWLCRFVLPSGDDHLRPATFKVASRMAAGVRYSLVPPILASIYKGLTQTFSSERKDLGRITQSFPGHFLYGWVALHFPRGIFDIIDTSFGRPTLRRYSGILNVYQFWEPNMIDCRKLLRGNMDSKNFKWVVSHLVIKTSVVNFSH